In Phalacrocorax aristotelis chromosome 6, bGulAri2.1, whole genome shotgun sequence, one DNA window encodes the following:
- the AKNAD1 gene encoding protein AKNAD1 isoform X2 → METMKKYKLSDWMKTQTNNSFSDESGCITDAMDEEQDNLPYGGDVGITCKYNNSSDNFNYCTRTKDISGTSNLACSEDNKSIKATARYDTHPQPEEFSSHCRDPVGTRISVEMPGSEASFKEELPVGSFSKPGSKEHLTNSKMSDVLLRHFSKGELISTCQLIECETIPEVSFTESINDTVNKPEPSEHVKGPLAHEEWTTNCEEYRLEKHEEVITGDINQSLLNENRCVSNKPIPSTDKCGCRQENSQLINESEDTHILKNMKEESALFKKSVSPHALKYGQGQAHYCLADFSKVASEVKVPERSDNITSVPTTETTRSSPILPSTSVIEKNILDNKSYFNSAEAENQEVSILELLQQLEILPPSDFPNASIAICSGDSGTSSEVFTLHAPIPIQSTCGLSKAKLTLGEKMSQILKDQADQLIKKVEDFSKHATQETFLLQDNYLALSQLKGYLDTLERNYLTAREEHRNLQLQNYKDKSINIGVFDPERKVEMEIFRLGMLLEDIQEQTDDSKWNLSSSLTSCESSHSSYPLCESSVVSSTADPPERRDIETAFLHKNEVEKSQTTDVIPQTNQFSLEGNKCNLCLHMLQKRAESTSRRATEPLGKRGLLANKHSSNVMRFLFPEEKYAAEGLSSHSQGTLSQKFNADEESMKGNTNIQERKTGTRSLFIQKKPTDLSDTNLTQHKTLRIKRRPKRTPSKIHFGHLRDRPRGNRQAATEFPDRCSNSEDISAYDSYNDSQSEEPVNCETERYKTFNTRLCGERKGLSCRYPRESRGQFKVRNYKDSVQPCALYRNKSSGSPSYSKKRISTQKAHKNKEPRELVNRLSERQNSEAAKTCYSSTYDKIILSHQYLPSKKPARSKSAINIRNRNASDSNVNILSFTLDHAIQTANSLKKATERMVRAVSEDLAKVKRKHL, encoded by the exons ATGGAGACTATGAAAAAGTACAAACTGTCAGACTGGATGAAAACCCAAACGAATAATTCATTTTCAGATGAATCAGGCTGTATCACAGATGCAATGGATGAGGAACAAGATAACTTACCTTATGGTGGAGATGTAGGAATAACCTGTAAATACAATAATTCTTCAGATAATTTCAATTACTGTACTCGTACAAAAGATATTTCTGGCACTTCAAACTTAGCCTGTTCTGAAGATAACAAAAGCATAAAAGCAACAGCGAGATATGACACTCATCCACAGCCTGAAGAATTCTCCAGTCACTGTAGAGATCCCGTAGGAACAAGAATTTCAGTTGAAATGCCTGGCAGTGAAGCTTCCTTTAAGGAGGAATTACCCGTTGGTAGTTTTAGCAAACCAGGTAGCAAAGAACATCTAACTAATTCAAAAATGTCTGATGTCCTTTTGCGTCATTTTTCTAAGGGAGAGTTAATAAGTACATGCCAGTTAATTGAATGTGAGACGATACCAGAGGTATCCTTTACTGAAAGTATCAATGACACTGTGAACAAACCTGAGCCTTCAGAACATGTCAAAGGCCCTTTAGCACATGAAGAGTGGACAACTAACTGTGAAGAATATCGGCTAGAAAAACATGAGGAAGTAATCACTGGTGATATAAATCAAAGTTTGCTAAATGAAAATAGATGTGTTTCAAATAAACCTATTCCTTCTACTGATAAGTGTGGGTGCAGACAAGAAAATTCACAGTTGATTAATGAGAGTGAAGATACACACATccttaaaaacatgaaagaagagAGCGCCCTGTTTAAGAAATCAGTTTCGCCTCATGCACTCAAATATGGCCAAGGTCAAGCTCACTATTGCCTTGCTGACTTCTCTAAAGTTGCTTCAGAAGTTAAAGTACCAGAAAGGAGTGACAATATTACCTCAGTTCCTACAACGGAAACAACAAGATCCTCCCCTATTTTGCCAAGTACATCAGTGATTGAGAAGAACATTCTAGATAACAAGAGCTATTTTAATTCTGCTGAAGCAGAGAATCAAGAAGTGAGCATTCTAGAACTGTTGCAACAGCTAGAG ATACTTCCTCCGTCAGATTTTCCAAATGCCAGCATTGCCATTTGCTCAGGAGACAGTGGGACATCCTCTGAAGTCTTTACATTACATGCACCTATCCCTATACAATCTACATGTGGTTTGTCTAaagcaa aactAACACTAGGAGAAAAGATGTCTCAAATACTAAAGGATCAGGCAGATCAACTGATAAAGAAA GTGGAAGACTTCTCTAAGCATGCGACCCAAGAGACATTCCTTTTACAAGATAACTATCTG GCATTAAGTCAATTGAAAGGATACCTTGATACCTTGGAAAGGAATTACTTAACAGCTAGAGAAGAGCACCGTAATTTACAGCTGCAGAACTACAAGGACAAGTCTATCAACATTGGAGTGTTTGATCCTGAAAG AAAGgtggaaatggaaatatttagaCTTGGTATGCTGCTTGAAGACATCCAAGAACAAACTGATGACAGCAAATGGAACTTGTCTTCTTCGCTAACTTCCTGTGAATCTTCCCATTCATCGTATCCTCTTTGTGAG AGCTCGGTAGTTTCAAGCACTGCTGATCCTCCAGAAAGAAGAGATATTGAAACTGCATTTCTTCACAAAAACGAGGTAGAAAAAAGTCAGACAACTGATGTAATTCCACAGACAAATCAATTTTCTTTAGAAGGCAACAAGTGCAATCTTTGTCTTCACAT GTTACAAAAGAGAGCTGAATCAACTTCTAGAAGAGCAACAGAGCCTCTGGGAAAACGTGGTCTGCTAGCAAACAAGCATTCTTCCAATGTAATG AGATTcctttttcctgaggaaaaatATGCTGCTGAAGGCCTTTCATCCCACAGCCAGGGTACATTAAGTCAGAAATTTAATGCTGATGAAGAAAGTATGAAAGG aaatacaaacatccaggaaaggaaaactggaaCACGTTCACTCTTCATTCAGAAAAAACCAACTGATTTATCAGATACCAACCTGA CACAGCACAAGACACTAAGAATAAAACGGAGACCAAAGAGGACACCAAGTAAAATTCACTTTGGACATCTCAGGGACAGACCAAGAGGCAACAGACAAGCTGCAACAGAATTTCCAGATAGAT GCAGCAATTCAGAAGACATCTCAGCCTATGATTCTTACAACGATTCACAAAGTGAGGAACCTGTGAACTGTGAGACTGAAAGGTATAAAACATTCAATACAAGATTAtgtggagagagaaaag GACTTAGCTGCAGATACCCTAGAGAAAGCAGAGGTCAATTTAAAGTCAGAAATTACAAAGACTCTGTTCAGCCTTGTGCCctctacagaaataaaagttcTGGTTCACCCT CTTATTCAAAGAAGAGAATCTCCACTCAAAAGGCTCACAAAAATAAAGAGCCACGTGAACTTGTAAATAGACTTTCTGAAAG GCAAAACTCTGAGGCTGCCAAAACCTGCTATTCAAGCACGTATGATAAAATTATCCTTTCACATCAATACTTACCCAGCAAGAAGCCTGCCCGAAGCAAATCTGCAATCAacatcagaaacagaaatgccaGTGATTCCAATGTAAAT ATTTTAAGTTTTACTCTGGATCATGCCATACAAACAGCGAACAGTTTGAAGAAAGCTACAGAGCGAATGGTACGAGCAGTTTCAGAAGATCTAGctaaagttaaaagaaaacacctttaa
- the AKNAD1 gene encoding protein AKNAD1 isoform X7 — protein sequence METMKKYKLSDWMKTQTNNSFSDESGCITDAMDEEQDNLPYGGDVGITCKYNNSSDNFNYCTRTKDISGTSNLACSEDNKSIKATARYDTHPQPEEFSSHCRDPVGTRISVEMPGSEASFKEELPVGSFSKPGSKEHLTNSKMSDVLLRHFSKGELISTCQLIECETIPEVSFTESINDTVNKPEPSEHVKGPLAHEEWTTNCEEYRLEKHEEVITGDINQSLLNENRCVSNKPIPSTDKCGCRQENSQLINESEDTHILKNMKEESALFKKSVSPHALKYGQGQAHYCLADFSKVASEVKVPERSDNITSVPTTETTRSSPILPSTSVIEKNILDNKSYFNSAEAENQEVSILELLQQLEVEDFSKHATQETFLLQDNYLALSQLKGYLDTLERNYLTAREEHRNLQLQNYKDKSINIGVFDPERKVEMEIFRLGMLLEDIQEQTDDSKWNLSSSLTSCESSHSSYPLCESSVVSSTADPPERRDIETAFLHKNEVEKSQTTDVIPQTNQFSLEGNKCNLCLHMLQKRAESTSRRATEPLGKRGLLANKHSSNVMRFLFPEEKYAAEGLSSHSQGTLSQKFNADEESMKGNTNIQERKTGTRSLFIQKKPTDLSDTNLTQHKTLRIKRRPKRTPSKIHFGHLRDRPRGNRQAATEFPDRCSNSEDISAYDSYNDSQSEEPVNCETERYKTFNTRLCGERKGLSCRYPRESRGQFKVRNYKDSVQPCALYRNKSSGSPSYSKKRISTQKAHKNKEPRELVNRLSERQNSEAAKTCYSSTYDKIILSHQYLPSKKPARSKSAINIRNRNASDSNVNILSFTLDHAIQTANSLKKATERMVRAVSEDLAKVKRKHL from the exons ATGGAGACTATGAAAAAGTACAAACTGTCAGACTGGATGAAAACCCAAACGAATAATTCATTTTCAGATGAATCAGGCTGTATCACAGATGCAATGGATGAGGAACAAGATAACTTACCTTATGGTGGAGATGTAGGAATAACCTGTAAATACAATAATTCTTCAGATAATTTCAATTACTGTACTCGTACAAAAGATATTTCTGGCACTTCAAACTTAGCCTGTTCTGAAGATAACAAAAGCATAAAAGCAACAGCGAGATATGACACTCATCCACAGCCTGAAGAATTCTCCAGTCACTGTAGAGATCCCGTAGGAACAAGAATTTCAGTTGAAATGCCTGGCAGTGAAGCTTCCTTTAAGGAGGAATTACCCGTTGGTAGTTTTAGCAAACCAGGTAGCAAAGAACATCTAACTAATTCAAAAATGTCTGATGTCCTTTTGCGTCATTTTTCTAAGGGAGAGTTAATAAGTACATGCCAGTTAATTGAATGTGAGACGATACCAGAGGTATCCTTTACTGAAAGTATCAATGACACTGTGAACAAACCTGAGCCTTCAGAACATGTCAAAGGCCCTTTAGCACATGAAGAGTGGACAACTAACTGTGAAGAATATCGGCTAGAAAAACATGAGGAAGTAATCACTGGTGATATAAATCAAAGTTTGCTAAATGAAAATAGATGTGTTTCAAATAAACCTATTCCTTCTACTGATAAGTGTGGGTGCAGACAAGAAAATTCACAGTTGATTAATGAGAGTGAAGATACACACATccttaaaaacatgaaagaagagAGCGCCCTGTTTAAGAAATCAGTTTCGCCTCATGCACTCAAATATGGCCAAGGTCAAGCTCACTATTGCCTTGCTGACTTCTCTAAAGTTGCTTCAGAAGTTAAAGTACCAGAAAGGAGTGACAATATTACCTCAGTTCCTACAACGGAAACAACAAGATCCTCCCCTATTTTGCCAAGTACATCAGTGATTGAGAAGAACATTCTAGATAACAAGAGCTATTTTAATTCTGCTGAAGCAGAGAATCAAGAAGTGAGCATTCTAGAACTGTTGCAACAGCTAGAG GTGGAAGACTTCTCTAAGCATGCGACCCAAGAGACATTCCTTTTACAAGATAACTATCTG GCATTAAGTCAATTGAAAGGATACCTTGATACCTTGGAAAGGAATTACTTAACAGCTAGAGAAGAGCACCGTAATTTACAGCTGCAGAACTACAAGGACAAGTCTATCAACATTGGAGTGTTTGATCCTGAAAG AAAGgtggaaatggaaatatttagaCTTGGTATGCTGCTTGAAGACATCCAAGAACAAACTGATGACAGCAAATGGAACTTGTCTTCTTCGCTAACTTCCTGTGAATCTTCCCATTCATCGTATCCTCTTTGTGAG AGCTCGGTAGTTTCAAGCACTGCTGATCCTCCAGAAAGAAGAGATATTGAAACTGCATTTCTTCACAAAAACGAGGTAGAAAAAAGTCAGACAACTGATGTAATTCCACAGACAAATCAATTTTCTTTAGAAGGCAACAAGTGCAATCTTTGTCTTCACAT GTTACAAAAGAGAGCTGAATCAACTTCTAGAAGAGCAACAGAGCCTCTGGGAAAACGTGGTCTGCTAGCAAACAAGCATTCTTCCAATGTAATG AGATTcctttttcctgaggaaaaatATGCTGCTGAAGGCCTTTCATCCCACAGCCAGGGTACATTAAGTCAGAAATTTAATGCTGATGAAGAAAGTATGAAAGG aaatacaaacatccaggaaaggaaaactggaaCACGTTCACTCTTCATTCAGAAAAAACCAACTGATTTATCAGATACCAACCTGA CACAGCACAAGACACTAAGAATAAAACGGAGACCAAAGAGGACACCAAGTAAAATTCACTTTGGACATCTCAGGGACAGACCAAGAGGCAACAGACAAGCTGCAACAGAATTTCCAGATAGAT GCAGCAATTCAGAAGACATCTCAGCCTATGATTCTTACAACGATTCACAAAGTGAGGAACCTGTGAACTGTGAGACTGAAAGGTATAAAACATTCAATACAAGATTAtgtggagagagaaaag GACTTAGCTGCAGATACCCTAGAGAAAGCAGAGGTCAATTTAAAGTCAGAAATTACAAAGACTCTGTTCAGCCTTGTGCCctctacagaaataaaagttcTGGTTCACCCT CTTATTCAAAGAAGAGAATCTCCACTCAAAAGGCTCACAAAAATAAAGAGCCACGTGAACTTGTAAATAGACTTTCTGAAAG GCAAAACTCTGAGGCTGCCAAAACCTGCTATTCAAGCACGTATGATAAAATTATCCTTTCACATCAATACTTACCCAGCAAGAAGCCTGCCCGAAGCAAATCTGCAATCAacatcagaaacagaaatgccaGTGATTCCAATGTAAAT ATTTTAAGTTTTACTCTGGATCATGCCATACAAACAGCGAACAGTTTGAAGAAAGCTACAGAGCGAATGGTACGAGCAGTTTCAGAAGATCTAGctaaagttaaaagaaaacacctttaa
- the AKNAD1 gene encoding protein AKNAD1 isoform X5: METMKKYKLSDWMKTQTNNSFSDESGCITDAMDEEQDNLPYGGDVGITCKYNNSSDNFNYCTRTKDISGTSNLACSEDNKSIKATARYDTHPQPEEFSSHCRDPVGTRISVEMPGSEASFKEELPVGSFSKPGSKEHLTNSKMSDVLLRHFSKGELISTCQLIECETIPEVSFTESINDTVNKPEPSEHVKGPLAHEEWTTNCEEYRLEKHEEVITGDINQSLLNENRCVSNKPIPSTDKCGCRQENSQLINESEDTHILKNMKEESALFKKSVSPHALKYGQGQAHYCLADFSKVASEVKVPERSDNITSVPTTETTRSSPILPSTSVIEKNILDNKSYFNSAEAENQEVSILELLQQLEILPPSDFPNASIAICSGDSGTSSEVFTLHAPIPIQSTCGLSKARLQCGTTAAALPAAGTAEAHCLNPPNFLPELTLGEKMSQILKDQADQLIKKVEDFSKHATQETFLLQDNYLALSQLKGYLDTLERNYLTAREEHRNLQLQNYKDKSINIGVFDPERKVEMEIFRLGMLLEDIQEQTDDSKWNLSSSLTSCESSHSSYPLCESSVVSSTADPPERRDIETAFLHKNEVEKSQTTDVIPQTNQFSLEGNKCNLCLHMLQKRAESTSRRATEPLGKRGLLANKHSSNVMRFLFPEEKYAAEGLSSHSQGTLSQKFNADEESMKGNTNIQERKTGTRSLFIQKKPTDLSDTNLSSNSEDISAYDSYNDSQSEEPVNCETERYKTFNTRLCGERKGLSCRYPRESRGQFKVRNYKDSVQPCALYRNKSSGSPSYSKKRISTQKAHKNKEPRELVNRLSERQNSEAAKTCYSSTYDKIILSHQYLPSKKPARSKSAINIRNRNASDSNVNILHTTN, encoded by the exons ATGGAGACTATGAAAAAGTACAAACTGTCAGACTGGATGAAAACCCAAACGAATAATTCATTTTCAGATGAATCAGGCTGTATCACAGATGCAATGGATGAGGAACAAGATAACTTACCTTATGGTGGAGATGTAGGAATAACCTGTAAATACAATAATTCTTCAGATAATTTCAATTACTGTACTCGTACAAAAGATATTTCTGGCACTTCAAACTTAGCCTGTTCTGAAGATAACAAAAGCATAAAAGCAACAGCGAGATATGACACTCATCCACAGCCTGAAGAATTCTCCAGTCACTGTAGAGATCCCGTAGGAACAAGAATTTCAGTTGAAATGCCTGGCAGTGAAGCTTCCTTTAAGGAGGAATTACCCGTTGGTAGTTTTAGCAAACCAGGTAGCAAAGAACATCTAACTAATTCAAAAATGTCTGATGTCCTTTTGCGTCATTTTTCTAAGGGAGAGTTAATAAGTACATGCCAGTTAATTGAATGTGAGACGATACCAGAGGTATCCTTTACTGAAAGTATCAATGACACTGTGAACAAACCTGAGCCTTCAGAACATGTCAAAGGCCCTTTAGCACATGAAGAGTGGACAACTAACTGTGAAGAATATCGGCTAGAAAAACATGAGGAAGTAATCACTGGTGATATAAATCAAAGTTTGCTAAATGAAAATAGATGTGTTTCAAATAAACCTATTCCTTCTACTGATAAGTGTGGGTGCAGACAAGAAAATTCACAGTTGATTAATGAGAGTGAAGATACACACATccttaaaaacatgaaagaagagAGCGCCCTGTTTAAGAAATCAGTTTCGCCTCATGCACTCAAATATGGCCAAGGTCAAGCTCACTATTGCCTTGCTGACTTCTCTAAAGTTGCTTCAGAAGTTAAAGTACCAGAAAGGAGTGACAATATTACCTCAGTTCCTACAACGGAAACAACAAGATCCTCCCCTATTTTGCCAAGTACATCAGTGATTGAGAAGAACATTCTAGATAACAAGAGCTATTTTAATTCTGCTGAAGCAGAGAATCAAGAAGTGAGCATTCTAGAACTGTTGCAACAGCTAGAG ATACTTCCTCCGTCAGATTTTCCAAATGCCAGCATTGCCATTTGCTCAGGAGACAGTGGGACATCCTCTGAAGTCTTTACATTACATGCACCTATCCCTATACAATCTACATGTGGTTTGTCTAaagcaa GATTACAGTGTggaacaacagcagcagcattacCGGCAGCTGGTACAGCAGAAGCACACTGTCTAAATCCTCctaattttcttccagaactAACACTAGGAGAAAAGATGTCTCAAATACTAAAGGATCAGGCAGATCAACTGATAAAGAAA GTGGAAGACTTCTCTAAGCATGCGACCCAAGAGACATTCCTTTTACAAGATAACTATCTG GCATTAAGTCAATTGAAAGGATACCTTGATACCTTGGAAAGGAATTACTTAACAGCTAGAGAAGAGCACCGTAATTTACAGCTGCAGAACTACAAGGACAAGTCTATCAACATTGGAGTGTTTGATCCTGAAAG AAAGgtggaaatggaaatatttagaCTTGGTATGCTGCTTGAAGACATCCAAGAACAAACTGATGACAGCAAATGGAACTTGTCTTCTTCGCTAACTTCCTGTGAATCTTCCCATTCATCGTATCCTCTTTGTGAG AGCTCGGTAGTTTCAAGCACTGCTGATCCTCCAGAAAGAAGAGATATTGAAACTGCATTTCTTCACAAAAACGAGGTAGAAAAAAGTCAGACAACTGATGTAATTCCACAGACAAATCAATTTTCTTTAGAAGGCAACAAGTGCAATCTTTGTCTTCACAT GTTACAAAAGAGAGCTGAATCAACTTCTAGAAGAGCAACAGAGCCTCTGGGAAAACGTGGTCTGCTAGCAAACAAGCATTCTTCCAATGTAATG AGATTcctttttcctgaggaaaaatATGCTGCTGAAGGCCTTTCATCCCACAGCCAGGGTACATTAAGTCAGAAATTTAATGCTGATGAAGAAAGTATGAAAGG aaatacaaacatccaggaaaggaaaactggaaCACGTTCACTCTTCATTCAGAAAAAACCAACTGATTTATCAGATACCAACCTGA GCAGCAATTCAGAAGACATCTCAGCCTATGATTCTTACAACGATTCACAAAGTGAGGAACCTGTGAACTGTGAGACTGAAAGGTATAAAACATTCAATACAAGATTAtgtggagagagaaaag GACTTAGCTGCAGATACCCTAGAGAAAGCAGAGGTCAATTTAAAGTCAGAAATTACAAAGACTCTGTTCAGCCTTGTGCCctctacagaaataaaagttcTGGTTCACCCT CTTATTCAAAGAAGAGAATCTCCACTCAAAAGGCTCACAAAAATAAAGAGCCACGTGAACTTGTAAATAGACTTTCTGAAAG GCAAAACTCTGAGGCTGCCAAAACCTGCTATTCAAGCACGTATGATAAAATTATCCTTTCACATCAATACTTACCCAGCAAGAAGCCTGCCCGAAGCAAATCTGCAATCAacatcagaaacagaaatgccaGTGATTCCAATGTAAAT ATCCTACATACAACAAACTAA
- the AKNAD1 gene encoding protein AKNAD1 isoform X3 → METMKKYKLSDWMKTQTNNSFSDESGCITDAMDEEQDNLPYGGDVGITCKYNNSSDNFNYCTRTKDISGTSNLACSEDNKSIKATARYDTHPQPEEFSSHCRDPVGTRISVEMPGSEASFKEELPVGSFSKPGSKEHLTNSKMSDVLLRHFSKGELISTCQLIECETIPEVSFTESINDTVNKPEPSEHVKGPLAHEEWTTNCEEYRLEKHEEVITGDINQSLLNENRCVSNKPIPSTDKCGCRQENSQLINESEDTHILKNMKEESALFKKSVSPHALKYGQGQAHYCLADFSKVASEVKVPERSDNITSVPTTETTRSSPILPSTSVIEKNILDNKSYFNSAEAENQEVSILELLQQLEILPPSDFPNASIAICSGDSGTSSEVFTLHAPIPIQSTCGLSKARLQCGTTAAALPAAGTAEAHCLNPPNFLPELTLGEKMSQILKDQADQLIKKVEDFSKHATQETFLLQDNYLALSQLKGYLDTLERNYLTAREEHRNLQLQNYKDKSINIGVFDPERKVEMEIFRLGMLLEDIQEQTDDSKWNLSSSLTSCESSHSSYPLCESSVVSSTADPPERRDIETAFLHKNEVEKSQTTDVIPQTNQFSLEGNKCNLCLHMLQKRAESTSRRATEPLGKRGLLANKHSSNVMRFLFPEEKYAAEGLSSHSQGTLSQKFNADEESMKGNTNIQERKTGTRSLFIQKKPTDLSDTNLTQHKTLRIKRRPKRTPSKIHFGHLRDRPRGNRQAATEFPDRCSNSEDISAYDSYNDSQSEEPVNCETERYKTFNTRLCGERKGLSCRYPRESRGQFKVRNYKDSVQPCALYRNKSSGSPSYSKKRISTQKAHKNKEPRELVNRLSERQNSEAAKTCYSSTYDKIILSHQYLPSKKPARSKSAINIRNRNASDSNVNILHTTN, encoded by the exons ATGGAGACTATGAAAAAGTACAAACTGTCAGACTGGATGAAAACCCAAACGAATAATTCATTTTCAGATGAATCAGGCTGTATCACAGATGCAATGGATGAGGAACAAGATAACTTACCTTATGGTGGAGATGTAGGAATAACCTGTAAATACAATAATTCTTCAGATAATTTCAATTACTGTACTCGTACAAAAGATATTTCTGGCACTTCAAACTTAGCCTGTTCTGAAGATAACAAAAGCATAAAAGCAACAGCGAGATATGACACTCATCCACAGCCTGAAGAATTCTCCAGTCACTGTAGAGATCCCGTAGGAACAAGAATTTCAGTTGAAATGCCTGGCAGTGAAGCTTCCTTTAAGGAGGAATTACCCGTTGGTAGTTTTAGCAAACCAGGTAGCAAAGAACATCTAACTAATTCAAAAATGTCTGATGTCCTTTTGCGTCATTTTTCTAAGGGAGAGTTAATAAGTACATGCCAGTTAATTGAATGTGAGACGATACCAGAGGTATCCTTTACTGAAAGTATCAATGACACTGTGAACAAACCTGAGCCTTCAGAACATGTCAAAGGCCCTTTAGCACATGAAGAGTGGACAACTAACTGTGAAGAATATCGGCTAGAAAAACATGAGGAAGTAATCACTGGTGATATAAATCAAAGTTTGCTAAATGAAAATAGATGTGTTTCAAATAAACCTATTCCTTCTACTGATAAGTGTGGGTGCAGACAAGAAAATTCACAGTTGATTAATGAGAGTGAAGATACACACATccttaaaaacatgaaagaagagAGCGCCCTGTTTAAGAAATCAGTTTCGCCTCATGCACTCAAATATGGCCAAGGTCAAGCTCACTATTGCCTTGCTGACTTCTCTAAAGTTGCTTCAGAAGTTAAAGTACCAGAAAGGAGTGACAATATTACCTCAGTTCCTACAACGGAAACAACAAGATCCTCCCCTATTTTGCCAAGTACATCAGTGATTGAGAAGAACATTCTAGATAACAAGAGCTATTTTAATTCTGCTGAAGCAGAGAATCAAGAAGTGAGCATTCTAGAACTGTTGCAACAGCTAGAG ATACTTCCTCCGTCAGATTTTCCAAATGCCAGCATTGCCATTTGCTCAGGAGACAGTGGGACATCCTCTGAAGTCTTTACATTACATGCACCTATCCCTATACAATCTACATGTGGTTTGTCTAaagcaa GATTACAGTGTggaacaacagcagcagcattacCGGCAGCTGGTACAGCAGAAGCACACTGTCTAAATCCTCctaattttcttccagaactAACACTAGGAGAAAAGATGTCTCAAATACTAAAGGATCAGGCAGATCAACTGATAAAGAAA GTGGAAGACTTCTCTAAGCATGCGACCCAAGAGACATTCCTTTTACAAGATAACTATCTG GCATTAAGTCAATTGAAAGGATACCTTGATACCTTGGAAAGGAATTACTTAACAGCTAGAGAAGAGCACCGTAATTTACAGCTGCAGAACTACAAGGACAAGTCTATCAACATTGGAGTGTTTGATCCTGAAAG AAAGgtggaaatggaaatatttagaCTTGGTATGCTGCTTGAAGACATCCAAGAACAAACTGATGACAGCAAATGGAACTTGTCTTCTTCGCTAACTTCCTGTGAATCTTCCCATTCATCGTATCCTCTTTGTGAG AGCTCGGTAGTTTCAAGCACTGCTGATCCTCCAGAAAGAAGAGATATTGAAACTGCATTTCTTCACAAAAACGAGGTAGAAAAAAGTCAGACAACTGATGTAATTCCACAGACAAATCAATTTTCTTTAGAAGGCAACAAGTGCAATCTTTGTCTTCACAT GTTACAAAAGAGAGCTGAATCAACTTCTAGAAGAGCAACAGAGCCTCTGGGAAAACGTGGTCTGCTAGCAAACAAGCATTCTTCCAATGTAATG AGATTcctttttcctgaggaaaaatATGCTGCTGAAGGCCTTTCATCCCACAGCCAGGGTACATTAAGTCAGAAATTTAATGCTGATGAAGAAAGTATGAAAGG aaatacaaacatccaggaaaggaaaactggaaCACGTTCACTCTTCATTCAGAAAAAACCAACTGATTTATCAGATACCAACCTGA CACAGCACAAGACACTAAGAATAAAACGGAGACCAAAGAGGACACCAAGTAAAATTCACTTTGGACATCTCAGGGACAGACCAAGAGGCAACAGACAAGCTGCAACAGAATTTCCAGATAGAT GCAGCAATTCAGAAGACATCTCAGCCTATGATTCTTACAACGATTCACAAAGTGAGGAACCTGTGAACTGTGAGACTGAAAGGTATAAAACATTCAATACAAGATTAtgtggagagagaaaag GACTTAGCTGCAGATACCCTAGAGAAAGCAGAGGTCAATTTAAAGTCAGAAATTACAAAGACTCTGTTCAGCCTTGTGCCctctacagaaataaaagttcTGGTTCACCCT CTTATTCAAAGAAGAGAATCTCCACTCAAAAGGCTCACAAAAATAAAGAGCCACGTGAACTTGTAAATAGACTTTCTGAAAG GCAAAACTCTGAGGCTGCCAAAACCTGCTATTCAAGCACGTATGATAAAATTATCCTTTCACATCAATACTTACCCAGCAAGAAGCCTGCCCGAAGCAAATCTGCAATCAacatcagaaacagaaatgccaGTGATTCCAATGTAAAT ATCCTACATACAACAAACTAA